From Roseburia hominis, the proteins below share one genomic window:
- a CDS encoding HAMP domain-containing sensor histidine kinase translates to MLRWSLAVIVILVLVILILLGKIYLMRKSAEEIEEAFADRLMTDTNTLIDISGSDKYMRKLASAINVELRRLRRERQRFQQGDGELKNAVTNISHDLRTPLTAICGYLDMLEQEEKSEEASRYVSIIRNRTEALTQLTEELFRYSVVTSTQEDTIREPVILNEVLEESVAVFYAALKEREITPNICLPDAKVVRELDRSALARVFANLINNAMKYSDGDLDIILSENGEITFSNMALGLNEVQVGRLFDRFYTVEAARKSTGLGLAIARTLVEQMEGTIVAGYEEGRLRICVRFPEKTQGKR, encoded by the coding sequence ATGTTGAGGTGGTCATTGGCCGTGATCGTTATATTGGTCCTGGTGATTCTTATATTGCTCGGGAAAATATATCTGATGAGGAAATCGGCAGAGGAGATTGAAGAAGCTTTTGCAGACAGGCTGATGACCGATACCAACACTTTGATTGATATTTCCGGCAGCGATAAATATATGAGGAAGCTGGCGTCGGCAATCAATGTGGAACTCCGAAGGCTGCGAAGAGAGCGCCAGCGTTTTCAGCAGGGAGATGGGGAATTGAAAAATGCAGTCACGAATATTTCGCATGATCTGCGAACTCCCCTGACGGCAATCTGCGGGTATCTGGATATGCTTGAGCAGGAAGAAAAATCAGAGGAAGCGTCCCGGTACGTTTCGATTATCCGGAACCGGACGGAGGCGCTTACGCAGCTTACGGAGGAACTGTTCCGCTATTCGGTGGTCACCTCGACGCAGGAGGACACGATCAGGGAACCGGTCATCTTAAATGAGGTTCTGGAGGAGAGTGTGGCCGTGTTCTATGCGGCCTTAAAAGAGCGGGAAATCACGCCGAATATCTGTCTTCCCGATGCGAAGGTGGTGCGGGAGCTTGACCGGTCTGCCCTGGCGCGCGTGTTCGCCAATCTCATAAATAATGCAATGAAGTACAGTGATGGAGATTTGGATATCATTTTGTCGGAAAATGGAGAGATTACGTTTTCCAACATGGCTTTAGGGCTGAATGAGGTTCAGGTGGGCAGGCTGTTCGACCGGTTTTATACGGTGGAGGCGGCCAGAAAATCGACGGGACTGGGGCTTGCGATTGCACGGACTTTGGTGGAACAGATGGAGGGAACGATTGTTGCGGGATATGAGGAGGGGAGACTTCGCATCTGTGTACGGTTTCCGGAGAAGACTCAGGGAAAGCGGTAA
- the yqeB gene encoding selenium-dependent molybdenum cofactor biosynthesis protein YqeB, with translation MRVLIKGAGDLATGIACRLHTCGFQIIMTEIKVPLTVRRTVAFSRAVYEETAVVEGITGRLAHGPEEIEEILGKRQIAVIVDPDVKYMGAYRPDVVVDAILAKRNLGTSISDAELVIGVGPGFTAGEDCHLVVETKRGHYLGRVIHEGSAIPNTGIPGEIGGYSIERLVKATGDGMFTPLVSIGDLVEKGQIIAYSGNSPVYALMPGMVRGMLQPGVHVTTGLKCGDIDARCVKEHCYTVSDKARAIGGGVLEAILFHQAQAESKNMYKMVRGELKQEEIFYNIISRYGGMSACESAR, from the coding sequence ATGCGCGTATTGATTAAAGGAGCAGGAGACCTGGCTACAGGAATTGCATGTAGGCTGCATACGTGCGGTTTTCAGATTATCATGACGGAGATCAAGGTTCCGCTCACTGTCCGCAGGACAGTGGCATTTTCCAGGGCAGTCTATGAAGAGACGGCGGTCGTGGAGGGAATTACAGGAAGACTTGCGCATGGACCGGAAGAGATTGAAGAGATACTTGGAAAGAGACAGATTGCGGTTATCGTTGATCCGGATGTGAAATATATGGGGGCGTATCGCCCGGACGTTGTGGTGGATGCAATTCTTGCAAAACGGAATCTGGGTACGTCCATTTCGGATGCGGAGCTTGTGATTGGAGTCGGCCCGGGATTTACGGCAGGAGAGGACTGCCATCTGGTCGTGGAGACGAAGCGGGGACATTATCTTGGAAGAGTGATTCACGAGGGAAGTGCAATACCGAACACAGGGATTCCCGGTGAGATCGGCGGCTATTCGATCGAGCGTCTGGTCAAGGCGACCGGAGACGGCATGTTCACTCCGCTGGTGTCGATCGGAGACCTTGTAGAAAAGGGGCAGATCATCGCATACAGTGGGAACAGTCCGGTATACGCCCTGATGCCCGGTATGGTAAGAGGAATGCTTCAGCCGGGCGTGCATGTGACTACAGGGTTAAAGTGCGGCGATATCGATGCACGGTGCGTGAAGGAGCATTGCTATACGGTTTCCGACAAGGCGCGGGCAATCGGCGGCGGCGTGCTGGAAGCGATTCTTTTTCATCAGGCACAGGCAGAAAGCAAAAATATGTATAAAATGGTACGCGGAGAGCTGAAACAGGAAGAGATTTTTTATAATATTATAAGCAGGTACGGGGGAATGAGCGCATGTGAATCGGCGCGGTAA
- a CDS encoding IS1634 family transposase: MKLTVSKSKNSASFYVQKTIRKPDGRVTTVTVEKLGNLTEVTAKAGGKDPYVWAQEYVNELNRKEYDENKEILISYSPSKLLKKNEQKLFNCGYLFLQNIYYSLGLDKICRDISSRHSFAYDLNDVLSKLIYTRILYPSSKLSSNRQATKFIEQPTFELHDIYRTLSVLSEENDLIQAQLYKNSQKVCERRKDVLYYDCTNYFFEIEEADDLRRYGKSKQHQPLPIVGMGLFMDHDGIPLAFDIYPGNKNEQPTLKPLEQKVLRDYGLDQIIVCTDAGLSSKTNRKFNDRKINGVQLRSFITIQSIKQLPDYLKDFALDPDGWHLPGSDETFNLNEIDEAKNYKNIFYKDRWIKEDLSQRKIKKGAQPLEQHLVVSFSPKYKAYQRKIRNGQVERAQQLINDGKYKQRPKNQNDPHRFISREKATKDGEVCSEEIVYLNTDAIREEERYDGFYAVCTNLDDMSVEEIVRINKKRWEIEECFRVMKTEFRARPVYLQTEDHIRAHFITCFIALVIYRILEKELKEAYTCEEIIDTLKNMMMARPGEKLGYTPVYTRTDLTDRLHETAGFRTDYQIITDVNMRKIIRASKKKK, encoded by the coding sequence ATGAAACTTACAGTAAGCAAATCGAAAAATTCTGCATCCTTTTATGTACAGAAAACAATCCGAAAACCAGATGGCCGTGTGACCACTGTCACAGTTGAAAAACTTGGCAACCTGACAGAAGTCACCGCAAAAGCCGGTGGTAAGGATCCCTATGTATGGGCACAGGAGTATGTCAATGAATTAAATCGCAAAGAGTATGATGAGAACAAAGAAATCCTTATCAGCTATTCTCCTTCAAAGCTCCTGAAGAAAAATGAACAGAAGCTTTTTAACTGCGGTTATCTCTTCCTGCAGAACATTTATTATAGTTTGGGGCTGGACAAAATATGCAGGGATATTTCCTCCCGTCATTCTTTTGCTTATGATTTGAATGATGTCCTTTCGAAGCTTATTTATACAAGAATTCTTTATCCATCTTCAAAACTGTCCTCCAACAGACAGGCCACGAAATTTATTGAGCAGCCCACATTCGAACTGCATGACATCTACAGGACCCTTTCTGTCCTTTCGGAAGAAAATGATCTTATACAGGCACAGCTTTATAAAAACAGCCAGAAGGTCTGCGAACGCAGGAAAGATGTCCTTTATTATGACTGTACGAATTACTTCTTTGAGATTGAAGAGGCAGATGATCTGCGCCGCTATGGAAAATCCAAACAGCACCAGCCCCTCCCTATCGTTGGTATGGGACTGTTCATGGATCACGACGGCATTCCGCTGGCCTTCGATATTTATCCCGGAAACAAAAATGAACAGCCCACTTTGAAACCACTGGAGCAAAAAGTACTCCGCGATTACGGACTTGACCAGATCATCGTCTGTACAGATGCAGGGCTTTCTTCCAAGACAAACCGGAAGTTCAATGACAGAAAGATTAATGGTGTACAGCTCCGTAGTTTTATTACCATACAATCCATAAAACAGCTGCCTGACTATCTCAAGGATTTTGCACTTGATCCAGACGGATGGCACCTGCCAGGTTCTGATGAAACCTTTAATCTCAACGAGATCGATGAAGCAAAGAATTATAAAAACATTTTTTATAAGGATCGCTGGATCAAAGAGGACCTCTCCCAACGGAAGATCAAAAAAGGAGCCCAGCCATTAGAACAACATCTGGTCGTTTCTTTTTCTCCAAAATATAAAGCTTATCAGAGGAAGATCCGGAACGGGCAGGTCGAGCGTGCACAGCAGCTTATTAATGATGGGAAGTATAAACAGCGTCCCAAGAACCAGAATGACCCGCACAGATTTATCTCCAGAGAGAAAGCAACCAAAGATGGAGAAGTCTGCTCAGAAGAGATCGTGTATCTTAATACAGATGCAATCCGGGAAGAAGAACGTTATGATGGTTTCTATGCTGTATGCACGAACCTGGATGATATGAGTGTAGAAGAGATCGTAAGAATCAACAAGAAGCGCTGGGAGATTGAAGAATGTTTCCGGGTCATGAAAACGGAATTCAGGGCCCGCCCCGTATACCTTCAGACAGAAGACCATATCCGTGCCCATTTCATCACTTGTTTTATAGCACTTGTTATCTACAGGATTCTGGAAAAGGAACTCAAAGAAGCCTATACATGTGAGGAAATCATAGATACTTTAAAGAACATGATGATGGCCCGCCCCGGTGAGAAACTGGGGTACACACCCGTTTATACAAGGACGGATCTGACGGACAGACTACACGAAACAGCCGGATTCCGTACCGATTATCAAATCATAACTGATGTAAATATGAGGAAAATAATACGAGCCTCAAAGAAGAAAAAGTAA
- the dpaL gene encoding diaminopropionate ammonia-lyase — protein MEQIKWVKNTLPKTEDKNLRYLSPEESKKVRAFHESFPQYCRTPLVKLDKMAAHLGLKNVFIKDESYRFELNAFKVLGGSYAIAKYIASKLDKDVSELPYAVLTSEKLREELGPVTFFTATDGNHGRGVAWAANRLKQNCVIYMPIGTTQTRLDHVLRENAKATIEDLNYDDCVRKAAAEADATPNGVIVQDTAWDGYEEIPTWIMQGYGTMAYEADEQLGEYGCERPTHIFIQAGVGSLAGAVQGYFANRYAGNEPTVVIVESSVAACLYKSASAGDGEIRTVDGDMLTLMNGLACGEPSTISWDILRNHVDTFVSCPDWVTAKGMRVLAAPIKGDTPVTAGESGAVTMGLLYNLMTNDDYKELREALKLDENSQVLLFSTEGDTDPGRYKSIVWDGKDSL, from the coding sequence ATGGAACAGATCAAATGGGTCAAAAACACGCTTCCGAAAACAGAAGACAAGAATCTTCGTTATCTTTCCCCGGAAGAGTCCAAAAAAGTACGCGCCTTCCACGAGAGTTTTCCGCAGTACTGCCGGACACCTCTTGTGAAGCTGGATAAGATGGCGGCTCATCTTGGCCTTAAGAACGTCTTCATCAAGGACGAATCTTATCGTTTTGAGCTGAACGCCTTCAAGGTACTGGGCGGCTCTTATGCCATTGCCAAGTACATTGCCAGCAAATTGGACAAGGACGTAAGCGAACTTCCTTATGCCGTCCTGACCTCAGAGAAACTGAGAGAGGAATTAGGACCGGTAACATTCTTTACAGCAACAGACGGCAACCATGGACGCGGAGTTGCATGGGCAGCAAACAGATTAAAACAGAACTGTGTAATCTATATGCCGATCGGAACGACACAGACTCGTCTGGATCACGTTTTAAGAGAGAATGCGAAAGCAACTATCGAGGATCTGAACTACGATGACTGTGTACGTAAGGCTGCTGCGGAAGCAGATGCGACGCCAAATGGCGTTATCGTTCAGGATACTGCATGGGATGGCTATGAGGAGATTCCGACCTGGATTATGCAGGGTTACGGAACCATGGCTTATGAAGCTGACGAGCAGTTAGGCGAGTATGGCTGCGAAAGACCGACACACATCTTCATCCAGGCCGGCGTAGGTTCTCTTGCCGGAGCAGTGCAGGGATATTTCGCAAACCGTTACGCCGGAAATGAGCCGACCGTTGTTATCGTAGAGTCCTCTGTCGCTGCATGTCTCTATAAGAGCGCTTCTGCCGGAGACGGCGAGATCCGTACTGTAGACGGCGATATGCTCACACTGATGAACGGTCTTGCATGCGGCGAGCCGAGTACTATCTCCTGGGATATCTTACGCAATCACGTAGATACCTTCGTATCCTGTCCTGACTGGGTAACAGCAAAAGGAATGCGTGTACTTGCAGCACCGATCAAAGGCGACACTCCGGTTACGGCAGGCGAATCCGGAGCTGTAACAATGGGACTTCTCTACAACCTGATGACCAATGACGATTACAAAGAATTAAGAGAAGCACTGAAGTTAGATGAAAATTCCCAGGTACTGTTATTCTCTACAGAGGGCGACACTGACCCGGGACGTTACAAATCCATCGTTTGGGATGGCAAAGATTCATTATAA
- a CDS encoding XdhC/CoxI family protein: protein MTDFYHIVEEMNPNRLNMALTVLEGEALGQKALASDGSLVWESVQGGFFSEHREEIAALTDNCLKEFEGTRVFCELLGSEKKLVICGGGHVSIPVIQMGRMTGFHVTVLEDRPKFADNARRAGANEVICESFEEGLKRIEGDLETYFVIVTRGHRYDQACLESIAKKQHAYIGMIGSKKRVAVVKESVLEHGANPDVIAKVYTPIGLRIGAETPEEIAVAIMAEIIEVKNKCRRSGGYPKEILKGILNEETEKEPKILATIVAKKGAAPRGTGTKMLVLPDGTCIGTIGGGCVEAEILRQALVMIREGERRPRLCNVDLTGRFAEEDGMVCGGIIDVLLEIV, encoded by the coding sequence ATGACCGATTTTTATCATATCGTAGAAGAGATGAATCCGAATCGTCTTAATATGGCGCTGACGGTACTGGAGGGCGAGGCACTTGGACAGAAGGCGCTGGCAAGTGACGGAAGTTTGGTATGGGAATCTGTGCAGGGAGGATTCTTTTCCGAACACAGAGAAGAAATTGCGGCACTGACAGACAACTGCCTGAAGGAGTTTGAAGGAACCCGCGTGTTCTGTGAACTTTTGGGAAGCGAGAAGAAGCTGGTAATCTGCGGGGGCGGACATGTGTCCATTCCGGTGATCCAGATGGGCCGGATGACAGGCTTCCATGTGACTGTACTGGAGGATCGGCCGAAATTTGCGGACAATGCAAGACGTGCGGGAGCTAATGAAGTGATTTGCGAGTCCTTTGAAGAAGGACTTAAGAGGATAGAGGGCGATCTGGAAACCTATTTTGTGATCGTGACAAGAGGACACCGCTATGATCAGGCATGCCTGGAAAGCATTGCGAAAAAGCAGCATGCCTATATTGGAATGATCGGAAGTAAGAAGAGGGTCGCTGTTGTGAAAGAGAGCGTACTGGAGCATGGCGCCAATCCGGATGTGATAGCAAAGGTCTATACGCCGATCGGACTTCGCATCGGGGCCGAGACTCCGGAAGAGATCGCGGTCGCAATCATGGCGGAAATCATTGAGGTCAAAAATAAATGCCGGCGCTCAGGCGGATACCCGAAGGAGATTCTAAAGGGGATCCTGAATGAAGAGACGGAAAAGGAACCGAAGATTCTTGCGACCATTGTCGCAAAGAAGGGTGCCGCGCCGCGCGGAACCGGGACCAAGATGCTGGTATTGCCGGACGGGACCTGCATCGGAACAATCGGAGGCGGCTGTGTGGAGGCGGAGATTTTAAGACAGGCGCTTGTGATGATTCGGGAGGGCGAGAGAAGACCCAGGTTATGCAATGTGGATCTTACCGGAAGATTTGCCGAAGAGGATGGGATGGTATGCGGCGGTATCATTGATGTTTTGCTGGAAATAGTGTAG
- a CDS encoding amidohydrolase produces the protein MAATILKGSYLMTPEGLKRDYGLRMEDGRITQVAPNEELRSEDGDQVVDAGGQIILPGFVNGHNHMYGFLSHGITADAMVTEFESFLDDFWWPYVEDRLNHELVEATTRWACVEMIESGVTSFVDILEGPNSIPGALEVERKVVEEAGLRGFLSFEACERKSPENAKLGLEENINFVKEHNKVGALVQGINSIHTLFTCSKDFVKKAKQMSDENHCMTHMHLSESVFEPNWCQKEYGKTPVEIYEELGYLDENVLASQVVQVSDRELDILAAHGVKAVSMPISNCEVGGGFAPITKMMDRGMTVGLGTDGYVNNFFEVMRGAFLMHKANQQDPQVMPAELVYKMATSMGAKAVGLEEAGALKEGGLADVITVSLDQPTPVNERNVYDQLVLFTNPENVKHVFVNGKQLKKDGQIVTIDKEATKKRLQEVTEKFWNVKERG, from the coding sequence ATGGCAGCAACAATACTCAAAGGGTCATATCTTATGACTCCGGAAGGCCTGAAACGGGACTATGGTCTCCGAATGGAAGACGGCAGGATCACCCAGGTCGCTCCCAATGAAGAACTGAGGTCGGAAGACGGTGACCAGGTGGTGGACGCAGGAGGGCAGATTATTCTTCCGGGATTTGTCAATGGTCACAATCACATGTATGGATTTTTGTCCCATGGAATTACGGCAGATGCGATGGTGACAGAATTCGAGAGCTTTCTGGACGACTTCTGGTGGCCTTACGTGGAGGACAGATTGAATCATGAGCTTGTGGAGGCTACGACCAGGTGGGCGTGTGTGGAGATGATCGAAAGCGGGGTTACCTCATTTGTAGATATCCTGGAAGGGCCGAATTCCATACCGGGCGCGCTGGAGGTAGAACGGAAGGTCGTGGAAGAGGCAGGGCTTCGCGGGTTCCTTTCTTTTGAAGCATGTGAGAGAAAGAGTCCGGAGAATGCTAAGCTTGGTCTTGAGGAAAATATCAATTTTGTGAAGGAACACAATAAGGTCGGCGCTCTCGTACAGGGAATCAACAGCATCCATACCTTGTTCACCTGCTCCAAGGACTTCGTGAAGAAGGCAAAACAGATGTCAGACGAAAATCACTGTATGACGCATATGCATTTGAGCGAGAGCGTGTTCGAACCGAACTGGTGTCAGAAAGAATATGGGAAAACTCCAGTCGAGATTTACGAAGAGCTGGGATATTTAGATGAGAATGTACTTGCTTCCCAGGTGGTACAGGTATCTGACAGGGAACTTGATATTCTTGCCGCGCACGGCGTAAAAGCAGTATCCATGCCGATATCCAACTGTGAAGTCGGCGGCGGTTTTGCTCCGATCACGAAGATGATGGACAGGGGCATGACAGTAGGACTTGGAACGGACGGCTATGTGAATAACTTCTTCGAAGTCATGAGAGGCGCCTTCCTGATGCATAAGGCAAACCAGCAGGATCCGCAGGTTATGCCGGCAGAATTGGTGTATAAGATGGCGACGTCCATGGGAGCGAAGGCAGTAGGACTTGAAGAAGCGGGCGCGCTGAAAGAAGGCGGCCTTGCGGATGTGATCACAGTAAGCCTCGACCAGCCGACACCTGTCAATGAACGGAACGTATATGACCAGCTTGTGCTGTTCACGAACCCGGAGAATGTAAAACATGTATTTGTAAACGGGAAACAGCTGAAAAAAGATGGTCAGATCGTAACGATAGATAAGGAGGCGACAAAGAAACGCCTTCAGGAAGTAACGGAAAAGTTCTGGAATGTAAAAGAAAGGGGATAG
- a CDS encoding ABC transporter permease subunit yields the protein MSKLLRADFARLWKTKAFWAGMAFTFGMGVTATMTKYRDMMTIKDYHPHIDNVLFSNCIFMPIVAAVFIGLFVGTEYSDGTIRNKIIVGRTRLSIYFSNFVVCMAALLMMHLANIGVIVVIGFPLVGNLEMPVSTLLFLGLLSIITLAAICALFLLMSMLIHSKASNCVAAILISLLLLVSAMMIWSSLAEPEYTDEYTVSYTDDEGENREEHVESRKNPRYLTGTKRKVYEFLWDFLPGCQMRQISTQNPEHPERLPWYSLSIIIVTTACGTVFFRRKNIK from the coding sequence ATGAGTAAGCTGTTAAGAGCGGATTTCGCAAGACTTTGGAAGACAAAGGCATTCTGGGCCGGTATGGCATTTACCTTTGGGATGGGGGTTACCGCTACGATGACGAAGTATCGCGACATGATGACGATTAAGGATTATCACCCGCATATTGATAATGTACTTTTTTCGAATTGTATCTTTATGCCGATTGTCGCAGCGGTCTTTATTGGTCTGTTCGTTGGGACGGAGTATAGTGACGGTACGATTCGCAACAAGATTATTGTCGGGAGAACCAGGCTTTCCATCTATTTCTCCAATTTCGTCGTATGTATGGCGGCACTGCTCATGATGCATCTTGCCAATATCGGGGTAATAGTAGTGATTGGGTTCCCGCTTGTGGGGAATCTGGAAATGCCGGTATCAACGCTTTTATTTCTGGGGCTTTTGAGCATTATAACGCTGGCGGCTATTTGTGCGCTGTTCCTGCTTATGAGCATGTTGATCCACAGCAAGGCAAGCAACTGTGTCGCGGCCATTCTTATTTCGCTCCTCCTGCTCGTGAGTGCGATGATGATTTGGTCGAGCCTGGCTGAGCCGGAGTATACGGATGAATATACGGTCTCTTATACGGATGACGAGGGAGAAAACAGGGAAGAGCACGTTGAGAGCCGGAAGAATCCGCGTTATCTTACCGGGACGAAGAGAAAAGTCTATGAATTCTTGTGGGATTTTCTCCCGGGATGCCAGATGAGGCAGATATCGACTCAGAATCCGGAACATCCGGAGCGGTTACCGTGGTATTCGCTTTCTATTATCATTGTGACGACTGCCTGCGGAACAGTCTTTTTCCGCAGAAAGAATATAAAATAA
- a CDS encoding ABC transporter ATP-binding protein, which yields MEYVLKTNALGKTYGHFKALGGLSMNVPKGSIYGFVGKNGAGKTTLIRLICGLQEPTSGDYILYGKKNTDKDIARSRRRMGAVVETPSVYLDMTAADNLKQQYRILGLPSFDGLENILKLVGLEDTGKKKAKHFSLGMRQRLGIAIALVGDPDFLVLDEPVNGLDPQGIIEMRELILKLNRERQITVLISSHILDELSRLATYYGFIDNGHIVKEMSASELENACRKCVRMEVSDTKVLARVLDRNHTEYQIYSDTVADVFAKVKVSQMAAELAKDNCEILSMQERDESLESFYVSLVGGGKNE from the coding sequence ATGGAGTATGTTCTCAAAACGAACGCTTTGGGCAAGACGTATGGACATTTTAAAGCGCTCGGCGGACTGTCTATGAATGTTCCCAAGGGATCAATCTATGGATTTGTTGGGAAGAATGGTGCTGGCAAGACAACTTTAATTCGCCTGATTTGCGGGCTTCAGGAGCCCACGTCAGGCGATTATATCTTGTACGGAAAGAAAAATACGGATAAGGATATCGCAAGATCCCGCCGCAGAATGGGAGCAGTTGTGGAGACTCCGTCTGTCTATCTGGATATGACGGCGGCGGATAATCTGAAACAACAATACCGTATTCTGGGGCTTCCCTCTTTTGATGGTCTGGAGAATATTTTGAAACTGGTGGGACTGGAAGATACCGGAAAGAAGAAGGCGAAGCATTTTTCTCTTGGTATGCGTCAGAGGTTGGGAATCGCCATAGCGCTGGTCGGAGACCCGGATTTTCTGGTGCTGGATGAGCCGGTGAACGGGCTGGACCCGCAGGGAATCATCGAGATGCGGGAACTGATCTTAAAACTTAATCGCGAGAGACAGATCACCGTTTTGATATCCAGTCACATTCTGGACGAATTATCCAGGCTTGCCACATATTACGGATTTATTGATAACGGGCATATCGTAAAAGAGATGAGTGCGTCTGAGCTGGAAAATGCCTGCCGCAAGTGCGTTCGTATGGAAGTGAGCGATACGAAGGTTCTGGCCCGCGTGTTGGACAGAAACCATACAGAGTATCAGATTTATTCTGATACGGTGGCGGACGTATTTGCCAAAGTTAAGGTTTCCCAAATGGCGGCAGAACTGGCAAAAGACAATTGTGAGATTCTCTCTATGCAGGAGCGGGACGAAAGTCTGGAGAGCTTCTATGTGAGTCTTGTGGGAGGTGGAAAGAATGAGTAA
- a CDS encoding response regulator transcription factor, whose translation MKHILIVDDDMHIGNMLEETLGKEGYCISRAYSGTEAILVLDRMRPDLILLDLMLPGLAGEEVLGQIRGIPVIIISAKAEVDHKVELLLGGAVDYVTKPFDMKELLARIAVQLRTSPASRQSRTLTFADIALDMDRYRVTLKGREIRLTRTEFAILKLLMQNPSQVLTKSQLLYQISADTPDCTESSLKTHISHLRGKLREAGGKDYIEAVWGIGFKMREEASL comes from the coding sequence TTGAAACACATTTTAATTGTCGATGATGATATGCATATTGGAAATATGCTGGAAGAGACGCTCGGGAAAGAAGGCTACTGCATTTCCCGAGCGTACTCCGGGACGGAGGCCATTCTGGTTCTCGATCGGATGCGGCCGGACCTTATTTTGCTGGATCTGATGCTGCCGGGGCTTGCGGGAGAAGAGGTGCTGGGACAGATTAGAGGGATTCCTGTCATCATCATCAGCGCCAAAGCTGAAGTGGATCATAAAGTAGAATTGCTGCTGGGCGGTGCGGTAGATTATGTCACGAAGCCTTTTGACATGAAGGAACTGCTGGCCCGCATCGCCGTGCAGCTTCGCACCTCGCCGGCTTCCAGGCAGAGCCGGACACTGACCTTTGCAGATATCGCACTGGATATGGACAGGTACCGGGTAACGCTTAAAGGTCGGGAAATCAGACTGACACGGACAGAATTTGCCATTTTAAAACTACTGATGCAAAATCCTTCACAGGTACTTACCAAATCCCAGCTATTGTATCAGATTAGTGCGGATACGCCGGACTGTACGGAGAGTTCCCTGAAAACGCACATCAGTCATTTGCGGGGAAAGCTACGTGAGGCAGGAGGGAAGGATTACATTGAGGCTGTGTGGGGAATCGGATTTAAGATGAGAGAAGAAGCGTCCTTGTGA
- a CDS encoding RidA family protein yields the protein MLKVVSTDKAPAAIGPYSQAIVVGDFLFSSGQIPLDAVSGEVVGTTIEEQAEQVMKNISAVLADQGIAFTDVIKTTCFLADMGDFAKFNEIYAKYFTGNPARSCVAVKQLPKNVLCEVEFIASLK from the coding sequence ATGTTAAAAGTAGTTAGCACAGACAAGGCTCCGGCAGCAATCGGACCTTACTCACAGGCAATAGTAGTTGGCGACTTCCTCTTCTCTTCCGGACAGATTCCGTTAGATGCAGTAAGTGGCGAAGTTGTCGGAACAACGATCGAAGAGCAGGCTGAGCAGGTAATGAAGAACATCTCTGCAGTCCTTGCTGATCAGGGCATCGCATTTACCGATGTTATTAAAACAACCTGTTTCCTCGCTGATATGGGAGATTTCGCGAAATTTAACGAGATCTATGCCAAATATTTCACAGGAAACCCGGCACGTTCCTGCGTAGCTGTAAAACAGCTTCCGAAGAATGTGTTATGCGAAGTTGAGTTTATTGCTTCCTTAAAATAA